catgTAAAAAACAAATCATTTCAACATTTTCTGTTCGGCGTTTTCCGAATGAGAGCGTGCTAACATACTCTAACTTTAAGGAATTACATGTATGCCACTGGACTAGTAGCTCATTGCCAGAGGGCATCTGAAAATGGTCTCAAATACCTGAAGAAATGGTGTATCTGTCTAATTCCATTCTCCAAGGAAACAAGTTTGCTTTACTGAAAAAAGTTTGAGTGGTAACCTTCAAAGTTTTACAGAATTCATTCAACAGTATATTATTAAATAGCACACTAAGGCACTACAAATTCTATCCACAGATTGCACAATAAGAATGTACTCCTCTACTTAAAAAAACCTACCAACATGGGCACTCTCTATGAAGAACTTCGCCACTGCAGCTCAATTTGAATCCGGCCATTCCTTGAATCGATCAGATGGTACTTCTCATTGGTTCTCTTATTGCTTACCACATCAGCCAGATTTATGGTAATATACCCCAAATTTTCCTGATTGTAAATTGTTAATGAAGAAACGATCATAAGTATGGTTAGTTGTTAATTTTCCATTAAGTTTACAAAGGAAAGATATACACAAATACACACCTTAGGATGAAGTAGACCAATCCGATTGGAGGCGCTAAGAACTTCCACGTAGATTTTATCATTTGTGGGTGGCTCCTCTAGCATGAACTGAAACTCCTCGTTCCACCTTGGATCTCTATTTTTCTTCACCGGCTGCATCAATTCCAAATAGAACATTAAATTCACCTGACTAAATATAGCACGGAAAAGGAaaatgatgaaattgaaaatgttGAAACATGAAACAgggaaaatattttttacaagTATGGGTTATAAAAGATAAGTTTCGGAGCTTTAAAAGCATTTGAAGAAACGGAAACAAAACACCAAAATTTTGGACTCATAAGTTTCCCTGCAACAACATAGGAACCTGAGTCTGCATAAATCAAAACGTGAATACAGAGGATATTGCATACCTTAGTTTTCCTTTCCTCCCCTTTGAAAAGTAATCGCACATAGGGATTCGTGTGGTGTTTTCCTTCAACGTCTTGAGCTTCATGTACAATAACCACAAACAAACCCCCACCAGCAGGTGTTCCTTCTGGAGGTTTTTCTACAGCATTTGAATCTTCAACATTATTTGGCATCTCATCCTTCTTGAAAGCTTTATATAACAGTTCCAAAACAATCTGCCCGCGTGATTTCTCATTTTGAGCATCATTTGGATCCATGTTTTTAAGCAGATCAAGTGTAATGACTTTTGGTTCATCAGCTGTAAGGTCTTTCAATGGAAAGACATTCATACCCATCTTATCATGTTTGCCAACCTAAATAACGAAAGGCTTTAGATTCAAAATGACGGGTACGAAATCTGAAATGTATTTTACACAAGGGAAACTATCTCCTACTAGAGATTAGCACGGTTCGACATTTGTTTTGTACTTCAAGAACTCACTGACACTCCATACTGTGGTTTATGAACATAATAAATCCATTTAGTGATGAAGTGAGAGCATTTACATTGATCAAACAAGGCGTTCAAAGAAACAAACCTGTTCCCAGTCATAAACAATGACCTCCAAGGCTTGAGATTCTGGATCTTTAACAACAATGTTGAATTCCTCATTCCATTCAGGGTTCAAATTTTTATGCTTCACAGTTGTTTTCTTTGAAGGTAGTTTATCTTCAGTGAGCTTTAATTTCACATAAGGATCTGATGCTCCAAGAAGATCTTTCTTTTTAAGCTTTATTGCCCTCACAACCTTCACCGACAGAATCCCAACAGGTCGCTTTGCAGCTCT
This region of Mercurialis annua linkage group LG1-X, ddMerAnnu1.2, whole genome shotgun sequence genomic DNA includes:
- the LOC126659023 gene encoding synaptotagmin-2 → MGILSSILGFCGFGIGTSIGIVIGYYMFIYFQPTDVKDPVIRPLVEQDSKTLQRMLPELPHWVKNPDYDRVDWLNKLIAAMWPYLDTAICKTVKTIAKPIIAEQIPKYKIDSVEFQELTLGSLPPTFQGIKVYLTDEKELIIEPVLKWAGNPNITIAAKAYGLRATVQVVDLQVFAAPRITLKPLVPTFPCFATIFVSLMEKPHVDFGLKLLGADAMAIPGLYRFVQELIKDQVANMYLWPKALQVPVLDPAKAAKRPVGILSVKVVRAIKLKKKDLLGASDPYVKLKLTEDKLPSKKTTVKHKNLNPEWNEEFNIVVKDPESQALEVIVYDWEQVGKHDKMGMNVFPLKDLTADEPKVITLDLLKNMDPNDAQNEKSRGQIVLELLYKAFKKDEMPNNVEDSNAVEKPPEGTPAGGGLFVVIVHEAQDVEGKHHTNPYVRLLFKGEERKTKPVKKNRDPRWNEEFQFMLEEPPTNDKIYVEVLSASNRIGLLHPKENLGYITINLADVVSNKRTNEKYHLIDSRNGRIQIELQWRSSS